ATAGATTGGAATAATGCTGCTACCTCTTCATCCTTGGTCACATCGCAGTTGTACAATAGCTGCTCAGGCTGATCCAACGTTGCAGCCAAATCCTCTACATTCTTTTTCAATCGCTCTCCCTGATATGTGAAAATCAGGTTCGCTCCCGCTTTCGACAAGGACTGGGCAATTCCCCACGCGATACTGCGATGATTCGCTACACCCATAACCAAAATATTTTTACCTTGCAATAAATTCATATGTAAAAACCCCTTTCTTTCCCAACATACTCCAAACATTATAACTTATATTAGCTTGTTCTACGAGTTCTCGCTAGTAGTTTGATTCGTCATTTAGTGAGGATGTGTATGAAAAAAAAGTGAAAAAACCATGTAAAGTAGCATAGATACACAAAAATAAAGGCTTAATTTAGGATAATTTCGGTTTTGTATTAGAGGGACTAGGTGACTCGCTGCTACATATAAAAATACCCCAGCTGACAAAGCTAGTCCTGCACTCGTCCATGCTTCGGAAATCCAATGTCCGGCCAGACGCAAGGTCATAGCTCCAAGAATGGTAGCCCCACATAAACCAAGTCCCCCAAGCAAGGCCATTCCACGTTTACCTGTAGCTGCTAGCAATAGTGAGGATACTGTAATTCCATCAGGCAATCGGTGCAGGATAAGCGCTATGAGTAATGGAAAAGCAAGACCTGCATCCTTATCCAATCCTGCTGCGATCGAAAAACCTTCAAAAAAGGCATGCATAAAAAATCCAAAGCTTATGCCGATCAGGTTATTCGTATGTGGCCTTCCTTGGTCGTGTCGAATGCTTTCTAGTAGGAATAGTAGCATAAAGCCTACCAATACCAGTGGCAGAAATTGATGTGCATCTTCTACCATTGCATGTGGCAGAAGATCCAAAACGGTTAAACTAAGTAAAATGCCGCCTCCTAGGCTAATCATCACAAATAATGCCTGCTCGGACCACTGTTTGCGAAAACAGATGGTAAAACTGCCAAGCAAACTAGCAGCGCAAACCAGTAACAACAGAATTGATATTGGAGGATGCCACATTATTTCATGCCCTGCCTTCCTTATCCACAATCGGACAAACTGTTGATCTGATTCATTTTACGCTTACTGATAGATAGTTATGCTCCTCTGTTCTTGTCAAAGCTAGACATCCATCCCTATACTTGTCCAAATTCGCCGAAAGATCACTAGTTTTTAGAACCTTTGTCGATTGCCTTTTTCCGGGAAAAATAGGTGCTATAATACCTGTAGAAAATGGAACCAACACCTATTCAGCACGTCTTTGTCCTGTTGTATTTTGGCTGGTCACAAATGTCTAAAATCTGCTTTGAGGAATTACGATTGGAGAGTGATCACATGAAGCAAATGCTGCATACTTGGATGGCTTCTAAAGAAGTAGCGGAAAAGTTAGACCTGCATGTTCGCACCTTGCGTAATTGGCTAGACTTATTCGTACCGACAAGCCAACGACAAAAAAATCCACAGGGACATTATTTAATTAGCACAGATGGTTTCACGCTGCTGCAAGAAGCAAAAAAACGCAAAGATTCCGGGAACAGCTCCCTAAAAGAGATTCAGCGGGACATGCTGGAGGAAGGCATCCTTCCTGTTGAAATCTTAGATAATGAAGTAGCAGCAAACGGGGAGACACAGGTTAGCGGATCGAAAGCATTACCTAGTCAGCCTCTTACAAATGCCCTTCGAGAGGTTGAAATAACCGTACAAGATACACTTCTTCAATTCCAAAAAGAAATAAGTCAACTATCCACGCTGCCACAGCTGCAGGCTTCTATATTAGAAAAAATCGCTGAAATTGAAGAGAAACAAGAGGCTCTTCGTTTGGAAATGCGCCGTGTGACGTTTGAAATGGATCTCATGCATCAGCGCCTGACACGTCGTAAGCAACGCTCCAACCGCTATGAAAGCAGATGGTCACTTAATCCTTTTCGCTGGTTTACCCGCAGTAACAACCATAGTGTCATTTCAGAGTAGAGACCCTTGTCTTTATTCAGGTCCGGCATAAGCCGGTATTTTTTTTGACTTTGCTCTATTAGCTCTCTATCTTATAATGATAAAAGATTATCACTTTTGCAAAAATATTTTTCCGAATGCTGGATAGGAGGAACAAACATGTATGTACAAATAAAAAATCCTGCCCTCCAAAATATGATTCTTCGCGATCTTCAACCAGAGGATATCCCCCTCATCTGGCACTATAACTATGCGGCTATTGACCGGGAGTTTCAAAATTGGAATGGGCCTTATCAGCCTGTTGACTATGTACCTGTAGAGGAATACGAAAAACGGTATCATGAGGATTTACTCCTAGTAAACACAACTATTCCCCGCAGGAATCTAGTGATTGAAATCAATGGAGAGCTAAAAGGTACGGTAGGTCGTTACTGGGTAGACAAAGCGACTAATTGGTGCGAGATAGGCATTGTCATTTATGATTCATCTTATTGGTCTGGCGGTTACGGAACCGTTGCTTTTCAATCGTGGATTGATTATTTGTTTACCGAAATGGATGTGGTTCGTCTCGGAATCTCGACATGGTCAGGCAACGAACGGATGATGCGTCTAGCCCAAAAATGCGGGATGCAAGAGGAAGGGCGAATACGACAAGCAAGAATCGTCCGTGGTGCATATTATGATTCTATCAAAATGGGGATGTTACGCAGTGAATGGCAGGCTCGGACCCCCTAGACAACACTCCCTTTTTCAAAAAATAGAAGAGCCACGGAGCATGACTGCTCCTGTGGCTACTTTTTACGATCCGGCATTCTTTTTACGATCCGATATTTACTTCATGATGAGAACTCTTTTCTTCATGCATAATTTGGTTGGCCCTGGCTTTTTTCGCCATCCGATTACGTTGCCAGTAACCAGCTACGATTACCCCTACAATAATTACGCCTTTCAGTAGATAGCTTATCCAAGGATTCGCATCGAAGAACGGTTGTAGATGAGCCTCATGCGTAATCATTTTAGCTGCTGCTAAGGCTAGAATTCCTGCCCCTACATAAGGAATCCATGCATAGCGATCCATCGCCTTGAGGATTAATGTGCTTCCCCATACCATGATTGGTACACTAATTAGTAAGCCAATAATAATGAGCAACATATTACCATGAGCAGTGCCGGCAATTGCTACAACGTTATCAATTCCCATTGTTACATCAGCGATCACAATCGTTCGAATCGCTGCCATTAACGAATTTCCAGCTTTGATATCCTTTTCATGCCCATCTTCCACCAATAGATTATAAGAAATCCAAACCAGCAAGAGACCTCCGATAACAAATAAGAATGGAATTTGTAACAAATAAGCTGCTGCAATCGTTGCAATTACACGAACAACTACAGCTAACCCTGTTCCCCAGAAAATCGCCTTTTTCTTTTGCTCCAACGGCAGGTTTCGGCTTGCCATGGCAATGACTACTGCATTGTCTCCACCAAGCAAAATGTCAATAGCAATGATCATCAGTAACTGAATAATAAATTCTGTCTCAAACATAATTTCTTCCCTCCCTGCCCTTCACGTGGGCTCATCTTACCCTTGAACGCCTTACTTTGATCTTTTGCTGGTTCTTCATGAAAACGTCATGATTGACAACAAAAAAGACCTTTACCTACGTACATATCCTGTACATAGGCAAAGGTCTTGCTAACAACGATCAGTTGCCAACAAAGCCGAGGATATACATCCTGTAATGACGACTTTGCTGTAAAAGCTACTCCCCTTTGACTGAGAGTTGCGTTCTTTTAAGTTTTATATTGTCATCATACGAGTAACTCCACTTGTTGTCAAGCATCCTTTTCAGTATGATGGATGAGTAAGGAGGAGGAGACAAAAGTGAAGAAACCATTTGTGATTGAAGCCATCATGCTAGCTATATATGGCAATTTACTAGTGCCAAGCGAGCCTGTCGAATATCTCATCCCTTCTTCTACTCTCCGTGAACTGGACGAATTTATCGGAAATTCTAGTCCCATCATGCATGACCCGGAAGAAGAGCAACGGGTAAGGGAAATTATTGGTGACATGCTCCAATATTTCAGCAATCCGTTTCGACGTAAAATGATGGAAAAATCATTGGTAGCACCATGGTCTACTGTTACCTTTGAACATAGTGATACTGTTCACTTTACCGTTGTAAAAGCGGAGGATACCGCCATGTGGGGAGAGATTTTTGACCCCATTGAAACAGAATTAATTTTAACAGCAATGAAATGGGACGTTCCTCTGATTACTGATCAAACCGAATGGCAGGATCGTTTGCTGGAATATGTGATTCCGATTCAATTTTATGATATTGAGGACTTCGATTTTGCCGTGGAGCCTAATCTCTATTTATAGAGAAAAAGAAAAGGCTTATCCTTTTTCTAAAAATGGATAAGCCTTTAGCGTGTAGACACCCTCAGATAAAAAGGTCTACACGCTTTTTATTGGCCAAAAAGTGACTA
The nucleotide sequence above comes from Brevibacillus laterosporus LMG 15441. Encoded proteins:
- a CDS encoding ZIP family metal transporter; translated protein: MWHPPISILLLLVCAASLLGSFTICFRKQWSEQALFVMISLGGGILLSLTVLDLLPHAMVEDAHQFLPLVLVGFMLLFLLESIRHDQGRPHTNNLIGISFGFFMHAFFEGFSIAAGLDKDAGLAFPLLIALILHRLPDGITVSSLLLAATGKRGMALLGGLGLCGATILGAMTLRLAGHWISEAWTSAGLALSAGVFLYVAASHLVPLIQNRNYPKLSLYFCVSMLLYMVFSLFFHTHPH
- a CDS encoding GNAT family N-acetyltransferase, with the protein product MYVQIKNPALQNMILRDLQPEDIPLIWHYNYAAIDREFQNWNGPYQPVDYVPVEEYEKRYHEDLLLVNTTIPRRNLVIEINGELKGTVGRYWVDKATNWCEIGIVIYDSSYWSGGYGTVAFQSWIDYLFTEMDVVRLGISTWSGNERMMRLAQKCGMQEEGRIRQARIVRGAYYDSIKMGMLRSEWQARTP
- a CDS encoding TerC family protein; its protein translation is MFETEFIIQLLMIIAIDILLGGDNAVVIAMASRNLPLEQKKKAIFWGTGLAVVVRVIATIAAAYLLQIPFLFVIGGLLLVWISYNLLVEDGHEKDIKAGNSLMAAIRTIVIADVTMGIDNVVAIAGTAHGNMLLIIIGLLISVPIMVWGSTLILKAMDRYAWIPYVGAGILALAAAKMITHEAHLQPFFDANPWISYLLKGVIIVGVIVAGYWQRNRMAKKARANQIMHEEKSSHHEVNIGS